One window of the Pseudomonadota bacterium genome contains the following:
- a CDS encoding 4Fe-4S dicluster domain-containing protein, with protein MPEKKQKKEVPNIDIYKAWCKACGICVAFCPAGALARDEAGYPYVKEIEKCINCGWCEIRCPDFAITVEQKKKHEKGVREKVEKESS; from the coding sequence ATGCCGGAAAAAAAGCAAAAGAAAGAGGTTCCAAATATAGACATTTATAAGGCATGGTGCAAGGCTTGTGGGATATGCGTTGCTTTTTGTCCTGCTGGTGCCCTTGCTCGAGACGAAGCAGGTTACCCTTATGTGAAAGAAATTGAGAAATGTATAAATTGTGGGTGGTGTGAAATAAGATGTCCCGATTTTGCTATTACTGTCGAGCAAAAGAAAAAACATGAAAAGGGAGTAAGGGAGAAAGTTGAGAAAGAAAGTTCATAA